A stretch of the Notamacropus eugenii isolate mMacEug1 chromosome 2, mMacEug1.pri_v2, whole genome shotgun sequence genome encodes the following:
- the BIRC5 gene encoding baculoviral IAP repeat-containing protein 5 — MSAPPLPPMWQLYQLDTRISTFQNWPFTEDCACTPERMAEAGFIHCPSENEPDLAQCFFCFKELEGWEPEDDPMLEHKKHSSSCAFINIKKKIEDLTLNEFLKLDKERAKNKIVKETSRKRTEFEEHAKEVRHDIEQLAALE, encoded by the exons ATGAGCGCCCCGCCGCTACCCCCGATGTGGCAGCTCTACCAGCTCGATACCCGCATCTCCACCTTCCAGAACTGGCCTTTCACGGAGGACTGCGCCTGCACCCCGGAGCGG ATGGCTGAAGCTGGGTTCATCCATTGCCCAAGTGAGAACGAGCCTGATTTAGCCCAGTGCTTCTTCTGTTTCAAGGAACTAGAGGGCTGGGAGCCAGAGGATGATCCTAT GTTGGAACATAAAAAGCACTCATCTAGTTGTGCCTTCATCAACATTAAGAAGAAGATCGAAGATTTAACACTCAATGAGTTCCTGAAACTGGATAAAGAAAGAGCCAAAAACAAGATT GTAAAGGAAACCTCCCGgaaaagaactgaatttgaagaACATGCCAAGGAAGTACGGCATGACATTGAGCAGCTGGCTGCATTGGAATGA